The DNA segment GCGACCTCCAACGACTCGGTGAAGATGCCTGCCTGAAGGCCGTAGTGCGAGTCGTTCACCGCCTCGATGGCCTCGTCGATGGTATCATAACGAATCACCGTGACCACAGGAGCGAAAACCTCGTTGCAGACGACCTTCATGCTCGCGTGGACGTCTGCCAGGACGGTCGGCTGGAAGAGGGGACCCTCTCGAGTCCCTCCCGTGAGGAGTTTCGCGCCTCCTTCCACGGCCTCATGGACCCAGTCCTCCGCCCGGGCCGCTTCAGCCTCACTGATCATGGGCCCGACGTCGGTGCCGGGATCGAGTGGATCCCCCACCTTCAAGGCCTGCGTCGCGCGGACCAGCTCATCGGAGAAGGCGTCCAGGATGTCTTTCTGAACGTAGATCCGCTGCACGGAGATGCAGACCTGGCCCGCATTCGCGAAGGCCCTCGCGGCCGAGAGTCGGGCGGCCGTTGCCAGTTCGGCGTCCTTGTGGACGATCACCGCCGAGTTGTTTCCCAGCTCCAACGTGACCCGCCGGAGGCCGCTCTTCGCCTTGATCCGCTCGCCGATCGCCGGGCTGCCCGTGAAGGTATACATGTCGATCTCCGGGTCCTCGAGAAGCCAGTCGCCGACCCGTGCGCCTGGCCCGAAGACCAGGTTCAGGTACCCAGGGGGCAGTCCTGCATCGACCAGTACCTGGCAGAGCTTCGCCGCCGTCAAGGGGGTCGTGCCGGCCGGCTTGTGGACCACCGCGTTTCCGGCGGCCAGGGCGGGTGCGATCTTGTGGGCTGCGAGGTTCAAAGGGAAGTTGAAGGGCGAGATGGCGCACACCACCCCGACCGGCGCCCGGATCGTGAAGGCCAGCCGGTTCTCGGCACCCGGCGCCGCCTCCACCGGAACGCCCTCCCCATGAATGCGTTTCGCCTCTTCCCCCGAGAGGGTGAGGGTTTGAACCGCTCGCGAGACTTCGACGCGGGCTTCCTTGAGGGGCTTCCCGCTCTCGGCTGCAATCGTCCGGGCAAAGTCCTCGACACGCTCCGTGAGCAGGTCTCGCGCACGCAACAAGATCTCGTACCGCTGGTAGGCGGGCAACGGACCGCGGTCCGCGGCGAGGCGCGCGGCCCGAACCGCGCGCGCCACGTCCTCCCTGGAAGCCACGCTCACCCGAGCAAGGACCTCGCCCGTGAACTTGTTTCTTACGTCCTCCCACTCCCCGGTCTCCTGCCACGATCCATCGACGAAGATGCCGTAACGGTCCATGAGGATCCCCTTTCCCCTTCCTCCATCACGCCAACGTGTCCGGGAACGAGCACGCGACACGGCGCCCGGGCCAGAACTTCGGAGACGGAAACGGACCGGCTCCTGCAGCGCAGGGCCTGCGCGTTCACGACGCCACTGCCGCGGCCCGTACCCGGCAGCGGCTAGACCTTAGCGCATGCTCCAGAATGCGGAGGCCTTCTTCCAGCACCACCCTCCACCCGGAACAGAAACGCGCGTACACCCGTCAATCTCAGAGTCTCCCGGCGGTCTAGCGGGTCTCGGAGCACGCCACCAGTCCCAGCATTTCGTGGACTACGGTGGCGGCCAAGAGAGCAGTGATGGAGGCGTGGTCGTAGGCCGGAATCACCTCTACCACATCGAATCCCACGAACTCGATGCCGCTCAGCCCCCGCAGGAGCTCCAGGGTCTCCCAGCTGCTGAAGCCCCCCACCTCAGGGGTACCCGTGCCGGGTGCGAAAGCGGGGTCGACGAAGTCCACGTCAAAGGTAACGAAAGACCGCCTCTCGCCGACCCGTTCGCGGATCTTTCTCGGCGCCTCCCTGAGTGCCCCCGGCCTGTGCCGGAGATCCGCGGTGCTCAGCACCGCGAAGCCGAACTCCCTGCTGAAAGCACTCTCGGCCCGGTTGGAGAGCGATCCGCGGAGCCCCACCTGGATGGAGGCGGAGGGATCGATAAACCCCTCCTCAAGCGCCCGCCGGATCACCGTCCCGTGGTTTCGCCGCTCGCCCCAGAACTCGTCCCACAGATCGCTGTGGCTATCAAACTGAATGAGCGCGAGCGGACCGTGGACCGATGCCGCCGCCTGAAGGTGTGGAAGGCTCACCGAGTGATCTCCGCCGAGCCCGATGACCCGCAACCCATTCCGGTGGAGCGGCTCCAGCCCATCGGCGAGGAGGGCATGGGAGCGCTCCACCGCTCCCGGAACCACCCGCAGATCTCCGTAGTCAACAGCGGAGAGCCGTTCGGTCAGGTCCACCCCGGTCGCAGGGTTGTATGGGTGGAGCATCTGGGAGGCGGCCCGGATCGCTGCCGGTCCAAAACGGGCGCCTACCCGGTACGTCCCGCCCGTATCGAAGGGCAATCCCACGATGGCCACGTCCACGCCGTCGGTCTGGCGGTTGTGCGGCATCTGCATGAAGGTCTGGAGCCCGACGAACCGCGGTTGCATCTCCTCGGTCACCGGCCGATACTTCAAGGATCTCCCCCCCGTCATGTGACTCCGTGCGGGGACACGTTACCTGTCAGGTTCCACCTTGACGTCGTTCATGTACAGCTGCTGTCGACGCTGAGGATGATCCCGGTGACGAGGATCGCGAACAATACGATGGTGACCGTCAGGACGGCGGCCACGCCCACGGTCAATCTACGAAGCATGTACTCTAGCAACACACATCACCTATCCGGACTTCACCATGACGTGCTTGATCTGTGTATACTCCTCCACGGCGTAAACAGACATGTCCTTCCCGTAGCCTGACTGCTTGAAGCCGCCGTGGGGCATCTCACTGGTGATGAGGAAGTGGCTGTTCACCCAGACTGTGCCGAACTTGAGCAGCCTCGCGACCTTCATGGCCCGCTCAGCGTGGGCGGTCCAGACCGAGGCGGCCAAACCATACTCGGTGTCGTTGGCCCAGCGGATGGCCTCGTCCTCGTCCGTGAAGCGGGTGGCCGTCACGACCGGCCCGAAAACTTCTCGGCGGACGATCTCATCCTCCTGGCGCGCGCCCGCCACCACTGTAGGCAGATAGTAGAAGCCTCGTCCCTCGGCCGGTCTACCGCCGGTCAGCACCTCCATGTGCCCCGCGCTCCGGGCCCGGTCCACAAAACCGGCCACGCGCCGGCGGTGCTCCTCCGTGATCACCGGGCCCATCTCCACCCCATCCTCCTGAGGGTCGCCCACCCGCAGGGTGGCGACGGAGCGGGCCAACCGTTCCACCACCTGCTCGTAGACGGCGCCGGATGCGTATATGCGGCAGGCCGCGGTGCAATCCTGCCCGCTGTTGGTGAAGCCGGCCATCCTTATCCCTTCCACGACCGCCTCCAGGTCCGCGTCGTCGAAGACCAGGACGGGCGCTTTCCCGCCCAGCTCCAGGTGGACCCGCTTGAGGTTGGCGGCCGCCGCCCGGGCTACCTCCTTGCCGGTCGCCACGTCGCCTGTAAGGGAAACCATCCTCACCTTGGGATGGGCGGCCAGGGCGGCCCCCACGGGCTCGCCATGCCCCGTGATCACGTTGAGCACGCCGGGAGGAAAGAAGTCGGCGGCGAGCTCAGCCAGGCGCAACGCGGTGAGCGGCGTTTGCTCCGACGGCTTAAGCACCACGGTGTTCCCCGCGGCCAGCGCCGGTCCGATCTTCCAAGCGGCCATCATGAGCGGATAGTTCCAGGGCGCGATGGAGGCCACCACCCCTATCGGCTCCCGTCGCGTCATACTCGTATAGCCCGTCAGGTACTCGCCTGTGCTCGAAGCCCCCAGGGTGCGGGCGCTTCCCGCGAAGAAGCGGAGGTTGTCGACGATGAATGGGATCTCTTCACGGGCAGTGGAGAGCGGCTTGCCGACGTTGAGCGACTCGAGCCGTGCCAATTCCTCGCCGTGCTCCTCGATGCGGTCGGCCAGGCGCCAGATCGCCAGGCTGCGCTCACCCGGGGTGGAGCGCTCCCAGCCTTCGGCCGCCGTATGGGCCGCCTGCACCGCTCGCTCCACGTCCTCCTCGGATCCTTTGGGCACTCGGGCGATGGGCTCGGCCGTGGCTGGGTTGAGCACGAGCTCGCTTTCCGAACGAGCAGGCGTTTCAGGCTGACCGTTTATCCAAAGCTGCCAATTGCGCTCCATCCCAAACGCTCCTTTCGAGTCACTCACCCAGTCGCGGGGTACGGTCCACCCCGAGGAGAGTGAAGTTGCCGTAGGTGAAGGTCTCCATGCCCCGGTGTTCCTTACCTCGTGGCCATCCGCCCGGCACGCGTCCTCCGGAGGGCGGCTTCGAGCCGTTCCAGGACCGCGTCCATTTGCCGTTGGCTGATGGTCAGTGGAGGTTCCATGCGGATCACCTTGGAATTGATATACGTTCCAGAAACGAGCACCCCCTGGTTGAACAGGCCTCTGGCCACGGCGTATCCCGTGGCGTGGTCGGTGAACTCGAGGCCGATCATCAGCCCTTTGCCCCTTGCCTCGACCAGGATGTCGGGATACTCCCGCGCGAGCTGTTGAAAGCCTGAGAGCAGATGGATCCCTTTCCTAGCGGCCTCTTCGACGAGATCCTCTTCCGCCAGCACGTGAATGGTCGCGACGGCTGCGGCGCAGGCCAGCGGGTTGCCGCCGAAGGTGGTCGTGTGCAGAAAGGGGTTCTCGATGTAGCGTTTCCAGGTATTGGGGGTTCCCACGCATGCTCCGATCGGCATTACCCCGCCGCCCAGCCCTTTGCCCAGGGCGATCAGGTCGGGCGTCACCCGCCAGTGCTCGCACGCAAACCATCGGCCGGTGCGGCCCATACCGGTTTGTACTT comes from the Limnochorda pilosa genome and includes:
- the speB gene encoding agmatinase, with amino-acid sequence MKYRPVTEEMQPRFVGLQTFMQMPHNRQTDGVDVAIVGLPFDTGGTYRVGARFGPAAIRAASQMLHPYNPATGVDLTERLSAVDYGDLRVVPGAVERSHALLADGLEPLHRNGLRVIGLGGDHSVSLPHLQAAASVHGPLALIQFDSHSDLWDEFWGERRNHGTVIRRALEEGFIDPSASIQVGLRGSLSNRAESAFSREFGFAVLSTADLRHRPGALREAPRKIRERVGERRSFVTFDVDFVDPAFAPGTGTPEVGGFSSWETLELLRGLSGIEFVGFDVVEVIPAYDHASITALLAATVVHEMLGLVACSETR
- a CDS encoding aldehyde dehydrogenase family protein encodes the protein MDRYGIFVDGSWQETGEWEDVRNKFTGEVLARVSVASREDVARAVRAARLAADRGPLPAYQRYEILLRARDLLTERVEDFARTIAAESGKPLKEARVEVSRAVQTLTLSGEEAKRIHGEGVPVEAAPGAENRLAFTIRAPVGVVCAISPFNFPLNLAAHKIAPALAAGNAVVHKPAGTTPLTAAKLCQVLVDAGLPPGYLNLVFGPGARVGDWLLEDPEIDMYTFTGSPAIGERIKAKSGLRRVTLELGNNSAVIVHKDAELATAARLSAARAFANAGQVCISVQRIYVQKDILDAFSDELVRATQALKVGDPLDPGTDVGPMISEAEAARAEDWVHEAVEGGAKLLTGGTREGPLFQPTVLADVHASMKVVCNEVFAPVVTVIRYDTIDEAIEAVNDSHYGLQAGIFTESLEVAMEAARRIRVGGVMVNDTSSFRADLMPYGGVKGSGMGREGPKYAVEEMTDLKVIVLNLKGAR
- a CDS encoding gamma-aminobutyraldehyde dehydrogenase — translated: MERNWQLWINGQPETPARSESELVLNPATAEPIARVPKGSEEDVERAVQAAHTAAEGWERSTPGERSLAIWRLADRIEEHGEELARLESLNVGKPLSTAREEIPFIVDNLRFFAGSARTLGASSTGEYLTGYTSMTRREPIGVVASIAPWNYPLMMAAWKIGPALAAGNTVVLKPSEQTPLTALRLAELAADFFPPGVLNVITGHGEPVGAALAAHPKVRMVSLTGDVATGKEVARAAAANLKRVHLELGGKAPVLVFDDADLEAVVEGIRMAGFTNSGQDCTAACRIYASGAVYEQVVERLARSVATLRVGDPQEDGVEMGPVITEEHRRRVAGFVDRARSAGHMEVLTGGRPAEGRGFYYLPTVVAGARQEDEIVRREVFGPVVTATRFTDEDEAIRWANDTEYGLAASVWTAHAERAMKVARLLKFGTVWVNSHFLITSEMPHGGFKQSGYGKDMSVYAVEEYTQIKHVMVKSG